DNA from bacterium:
ATATTTTGCACATAAAATTGTTGAAAGGATTGAAAAGGGTTGTTTTAAAAAAAAGATAAATGACTAACAATACCTTCGATTATATAATAATAGAAAAGCAATATGGGAGTCTTGAATATATTTCTAATTTTATTCAAGAAAGAAGTCTTGCTTCAAAACTTAACTTTAAAAGAACTTGGGAATTGATGTTGGTAGTAGATGAGATTTGTAATGCAATAATTATATGTTCTAATGATAATGAAACCGAATTAAAACTTATATGGAAAGATTTTAAGAAGTACGTAGAGGTTGAAATACTTGAAGAAGGAGAAGAGTTTAACCCTCTTGTTAAGCACGAAGATGAAGAGTATTGTTCAGAAATTGAA
Protein-coding regions in this window:
- a CDS encoding ATP-binding protein — its product is MTNNTFDYIIIEKQYGSLEYISNFIQERSLASKLNFKRTWELMLVVDEICNAIIICSNDNETELKLIWKDFKKYVEVEILEEGEEFNPLVKHEDEEYCSEIEGMGVYLISKMVDKATYQRCKGINKICIIKNKCKD